The genomic interval TCGCCCGCACGGCGTTTTCAAAGATTCTCGGCGTGAACGTCGTCGTCCCTCGACACCACACCGGCGTCGGCGCCCTCGGCGTCGCCCTCTCGGCCATCGCTTCGGGAAACGGCCGCGCGGTTCGCAGCGCCGAGATCGCGAGCCTCAAGAGCGACGCGGCGTTCAAGGCCCCGACCGTCTCCCCGCTCTGCCAGAAGCTCGCCCCGTTCACCCCGTGCGGCGAATCTGCCGGCCTGCCGTCCGGCAAAGATAAAATAGACGTTTATATGGGTTTCGACATCGGCTCGACGACGACGAAACTCGTGCTCATGGGCCTCGACCACCGCATCATCTACAAGCGGTACATCCCGACCGAGGGCCAGCCCGTCACTGCGATCAAGAAGTGCCTGACGCACATGAAGCAGCAGATCGACGTGTCGCGCGTGAACGTGCTCGGCGTGGGCACCACCGGCTCGGGTCGCGAAGTCGCGAACCTGTTCGTCGGCGCCGACGACGTCGTGAATGAGGTCACCGCCCACGCGCGCGGCACGACCCAGTTCCGGCCCGACGTCGACACGATCTTCGAGCTCGGCGGCCAGGACGCCAAATACACCTCGCTGAACCAGGCCTTCGTCGTCGATTTCCGCATGAACAAGGTCTGCGCGGCCGGCACCGGCAGTTTCCTCGAGGAGACCGCCAACAAGCTCGGCATCGACATCGCCGGCGAATACGAGAGCCTCGCGCTCGCCGCGAAGACGCCGTTCAAGCTGACCGAGCGCTGCACGGTGTACATGGAATCCGACCTGATGTCCTACCTGCAGATGGGCGCGGCCCGCGAAGACCTGCTGGCCGGGCTCTCGCGCGCCGTCGTCCACAACTACCTCAACCGCGTCGTCCAGGACGGCAAGATCGGCAAGGTGATCAGCTTCCAGGGCGGCCCCTCGCTGAACAAGTCGGTCGTGGCGGCCTTCGAAGCCGTCGTCGGCAAGCCGATCGTCACGCTGCCCCACCGCGAGGTGATGGGCGCGATCGGCGCGGCGCTGCACGCCCGCGACGAGGCCGAGGCGGCCGCCCGGCGCGGCGAGACGGTGAAGCCGAGCCGGTTCCGCGGCTGGAGCGTCGTCGACGCGGCGTTCACGCACACCGAGGAAGTCTGCAAGCGCAACCCGAACTGCCACAACCTGTGCAAGCTCCAGATCTACCGCATCGGCGGCGACGAGGCCGTGTACGGCGGCGAGTGCGGCATGTATGAGTCGCGCGCCAAGGCTACCGTGCGCGCTCCCGACTACAACCGCATCCGGCAGAACCTGTATTTCAAGGCCATGCAGGGCAAGTATCGCGTGCTCGACGAGGAGCCGGCGCAGACCGTTTCCGCCGAAGGGAAGAAGCGACCGACGCTGGGCATTCCCCGCTCGCTCAGTTTCTTCCAGATGGGGCTATTCTGGGTGCACCTGATGGACCGCCTCGGCTTCGACGTCGTGATCACGCCCGAGACCGACAATCGAATTGTAGATGCCGGTATAGAAGCGATGACCTGCGAGGCCTGCTTCCCGGTGAAGATCTCGCACGGCCACGCGAGCAGGCTGAAGGGCCGCGTCGACTGGCTGTTCCTGCCCATGATGATCGAGATGGAGGCGCCGGCCAACAAGAAGGGCTACTACTGCCCCTACCTCGAGGCGAACAGCTTCATGCTGAAGGCCGCGCTCAAGCTCGACGACAAGACCACCCTCATGCCCGCGATCTACCTGAAATACGGCCGCGACGGGCTGGTCAAGGCGTTCCGCGAGGAGTTCGCCCGGGTCGGTCTGCCGTTCGACCAGAAGGCGTTCGCCGCGGCGTATGACGAGGCGTGGGCCGCGCACACGGCGTTCATCCGCGAGCTGCGCTCGCTCGGAAAAACCGTGCTCGAGAAGCTCGGCGACCGGCGCGCGATCGTCGTCGTCGGCCGGCCCTACAGCGCCTACGACTCGCGCACGAACCTGAACCTGTTCGCCACGTTCAGCCGGCTCGGCGTCATCGCGATCCCGCAGGAACTGCTGGACCTCGACCCGATCGAGATCGAGGACGACTACCCCAACATGTACTGGGGCTTCGGCGACAAGATTTTAAAAACTTCACGATATATAAATAACGACAAGCGGCTGTTCGGGCTGTATCTGACGAGCTTCTCGTGCGGCCCCGACTCGTTCATCCTGCACTTCTTCAACGACGAGATGAACCGCACGGGCCGGCCGTATCTCGAGCTCGAGCTCGACGAGCACTCGGCCGGCGCCGGCGTCGAGACGCGCCTGCTGGCCTTCATCGACGTCATCAAGAACCAGCGCGACGTCCGCACCCTGCCCCAGGGCGTCAGCGTCATCGCCCGCAAGGCCCGGGCCCCTCTGCAGGGACGCACGATCTACCTGCCCAAGATGTCGCAGGGCTCGTATGCCCTTGCGGCCGCGTTCGACGGCGTCGGCTGCAAGGCCGAGGTGATGCCGACCTACACGACGGCGGGCCTCGAGTTCGGCAAGAGCAACACCTCGGGCAAGGAGTGCTTCCCCTGCACCGTCACGACCGGCGACATGTTCGAGACCGTCACGAAACTGCGCGAGCAGGGCCGCGACGTCGAGAACGAGATCGCCTTCTTCATGCCCGAGACCGAGGGGCCGTGCCGGTTCGGGCAGTACAACTACCTGCACCGCATGCTGCTCCAGCGGTACGGCTGCGGCGGCATCCCGATCCTCTCGCCCAGCTCCGAGGACAGCTACCGCTGCAAGGGCTTCTTCTCCGACGAACAGGCGGGCCAGTTCCGCGGCCTCGCCTGGCAGGCGATCGTGTACACCGACATGATCGAAAAGTCGCTCTGGCGCGTGCGGCCCTACGAGAAGGTGAAGGGGACGACCGACGCGGTGTTCGCCGAAGCCCTGCGTGAAGGCGTCGAGGCGACCCGGGCAGGCGGAGGATTAAAGCTGATCAAGGCCGCCCGCCGCGCGGCCGCGAAGTTCTCCGCGATCGAGCGCGATGAAAAGACCCGGCCGCTCGTCGGTATCGTGGGCGAAATATATGTTCGCACACATAACGAGAGCAACCAGGAGCTCGTCCGGACCCTCGAGTCGATGGGCTGCGAGACGTTCACCAGCTCGATCGGCGAGTGGATCGACTACACGACCCACACCAGCATCGAGGACGCGCACGGCCGCTGGAAGGACAGCCGCACGTGGGACAACGGCCGCGAGCTCGCCAAGTCGTGGCTGATCGGCAAGGGACAGCGCATCGTCGCGAAGATGCTGGGCCTGCCCTTCGCGAAACTGCTCCACGGCCGCTTCGACCACTCGACCGAGCACCTGCTCGACCTCGTCGAGGGCATCTTCTCGAACCACATCAACGGCGAGGCGATCCTCTCGATCGGCGGCGCGTTCGCCTTCCGCGAGCACGGCTTCGACGGCGTCGTGAACGCCATGCCCTTCACCTGCATGCCGAGTACAATAGCAAGCGCTATTCTCAAGGTCCACATGCGCCGGAAGATGCCCTTCGTCGACATGGTCTACGACGGCACGATCCTTCCCAACCGCAACACGAACCTCGCCACCTTCGCCTTCCAGGCGAAGCAGCAGCAGGAAGCCCGCCGCAACAGATAAAACAATCACCACAAAGATACTCCGTTGAAAAATGTTCTGTTTTCAGGAACGCATCCGCAGATGAAGGGCAGATAAGAACGAACGTCTGAAACGAGCTTTTTTTCGCCAGGGATCGGAAACTCCGGGGGAAGAAGGTTTTCAGCGTTTCATCCGCGAAATCTGCTTCATCAGCGTCATCTGCGGATTGGTTCTCGAAGTGAAACATACATACCAGACACGAAGACACAAAGGTTGTCATTCAATCTTTGTGTCTTCGTGCCTTTGTGGCGAATGAATTTCCGTGTCGCGCCGGCCTCTTGTGGGAGTGACTTACAGGGCTCCCTGGGCGGCGTTGTCCAGCACTTTCCAGACGTCGATGGCGGCGGGGAGGGGCTTGCGGAGTTCGGAGAGGGAGAGCACCGGCCCTTTGCCCGTGTTCATGCGGAGCTGGAACGCCTTGATGTTCACGCCGTTTTCCGTCTTTTCGAGCTGGCCGATCGGGAAACTGACCGAGAACGCATCGGCGGCGCCGACGACGACGCTCCAGTTGTCGGGCAGTTCGGGCGCGGCGTTGAAATTCGACATGTCCAGGAACATGAGGCGGTCTTTCTGGAAACGGACGAGCAGTTTCGCATTCACCTCGATCGGGCCGTCGCTCTCACGGTATTTTCCGACGACCCACAGCCGGGTCGTTTCGGTCGCGGCGGGATCGACGAGGGTGCAGAGCACGTCCGAGGGCAGCTCCTCGATCGTGCCGATCGCTTCGCGCTCGAACATGAGATCGAGCGGCGCCATCGGCACGGGCGCGCGCGGCGCCATTCCAAGCTTGATATACAGACGGTCTTCGCCGTTCTCGAAGGCGTAGCCCTGCCGGAACGTCCAGAGTTCGGGCGCCCGAAACAGGAACTCGGTCTTGCCGGTGTCGACAAGCTTCTGCAGGAGGGGTTTCACCTCGCCGAGCAGTGACGCGTCTTCGGTGGCTGCGCGGATCAGGTCTTTGAAGGCTTCGAGGACGTCACCCTGGATGATCGCGACGCGGCCGGCACGGAGCAACAGGGCGGGAGACGGCTTGCCCTTCTCGAGCGCCGCCTGCAGTTCGTCCTGCACCGCGGCCGCCAGGCCCTCGTCGTCGCGGGCGAGGATGTCGGGGTTCAGATCTGCGGCTTTTTCCAGGGCATCGATCGCCGGGCCGTTCTCCTTGCGCGACCAGTGGGCCATGGCGAGATCGAACAAGGCTTCGGGCTTGTTGCCGGCAGCGGCCTCCTTCGCCTTGGCGAGCTCCTTGTCGCCGGCCCGGGGCCGGATCTTGCGCACGGGCTCGACGTAGGGCCTGGGCTTCGATTCGCGAATCTCGAAATGTCCGACTTCGGGCCCCCAGTGCCAGTTCGTGTAGACCTCCTCACGCGGGAAGAGGCGCCCCGTCAGCCGGCGGTTGTCCGATTTGCGCTTCTCGTTCGCCTCGCGCTCGAGCCGCTCGCGGCATTTTTTCACCCAGAAGACCGACAGCAGATCTTTCTCGTCGAGGGCCCGCATCGACTCGAACACGGCCTGCGCCTCTTCGTACCGGCGCCGGTTGAAGAGATCCTGGCCGGCCGAGAACAGGCGCGACATTTTCACGCTCAGCGGCGTGCGCGAATAATACGTCAGGTCGGGCGAGTCGGAGGTCATCGGCACGGTCTCGACCGCCGCCACGCCCCCCGTGAGAGCCAATCCCAGGGCGGAACAGATCAGGAAGCGTCTGGATGGGAAGTTCATAGGCTCAGTTCATTCACCTTCGTCCTGCGGTGCCATACCACCGAGAATATTTCGCATATCGGGGCTCTCGATGAGATTCTTCATCTTGTCGTTGTTCATCAGGAAATCGTAGTCGCCGCGCTGAATCGCCTCCATGATCTCGGGGTCCTGGAGGACGTTCTGCATCGCCTCGTTCTGGCCAAGGTTGGAGATGTTGTCCATGAACGAGCCGTCCATCAGCATCGACTGGACCTGGCTGTCGACCGTCTTCTGCTGCTGGCGCAGATCGTCGGAAGCCGGGCCTGCAGCCCCATCCTGCGCGGGCGGGGCCTTTTCCGGGGGAACGCCCTCACGGATCGCCGGGCCTCCGGGCTTCACGTGACCGGCGGTTGCCGGGGTCAGTCGGGATTTCGGCGAAGTCCGGGGCTGTCCGTTCTCTGCCGCCGGCTCGTCGCCCATCGTCAGGGTGAGAACCTTGTCGGCCGGAATTTTCACCTCGCCGAGGGCTTCCGTCTTCAGGAGATAGACGCCGTTCTTGAACTCGACCAGTTCGCCGCGGAGGGTCGACGCGTCCTTGAGCGTCATCGTCACCCTCGGCTCGGCGGCTGTTGCTGATACGACTGAAACGGCAAGGGCGACTGCCAGGGCGATAATCCATCGCATATCGTTCACGTCCTTCCACATCACCTGGAACATCTCGTGCCGCTAGTCTATCCCGCATGGCTCAAGCTCGTCAAATCCCCGGACGCCGGGCGATACCTGACGCACTTGCATATTCGACTTTTATATATCATTAGTTTTGCAACAAGAGAAAACACATGGCACCTAAAACTGGCTCCGAAAGAGCGTTTCCAAGCCTTCTCGGCATTTTCTTTTTCGGCGTATTGACCCTGCCGGACGCGTCTCCTATAATATCCGCAATCCGGCATGACGAATTTTTTTTGAGGGGAGCGAATCATGATCCAGAGAAACGAAATATACAAGTGCTCGCACTGCGGGAACATCGTCGAGGTCGTCCACGGCAGCGGCCCGGTGGTTGTCTGCTGCGGCGAACCCATGGCGAAACTTGTCGAGAACACCGTCGACGCGTCGAAAGAGAAGCACGTTCCGGTCATCGAGCGCCAGAACGGCGGCATTCTCGTGAAGGTCGGCAGCGTCGCCCACCCGATGGAAGAGAAGCATTACATCGAGATGATCCAGCTGATCGTCGACAACAAGGTCTGCACCCAGTTTCTGAAGCCGGGCGACAAGCCCGAGGCTTTCTTCCCCGTTTCGGCCGCCGCCGTGACCGTGCGCGAATACTGCAACCTGCACGGTCTCTGGAAGAGCGAAGGCTGATCTCACGCGTTCTCCCCGGGCCAACGATAGGGTAACGTCAGCAATCCGGAGGGAGGACGCAGCATGCGCGACGTCATTTAGACAGCCGCGGGGGCGGCTGGCCTTACGGTCTGCCGCCCCCGCCATACGCCTTCGACGAAGCCTGCGTTTTCTTTCCGCGCCACGATCGGGCCGGTCACGCTTCCACTGCAAGGGAAGCAGACCGGCTCGACTTGTCCGTCTCTGAAACCCCTCAGCACGCGCGATCAGTATCTCCGTTTCGGGCGCATGTTCCTGCGGCGCTCCTTCTGCACCGTCTTCGGGGCGGGATCGGGAACCGGGAACGTGAGATGGCCCGACCTGGAGGCGCCCGAAGGATCGGAACCGGTGAGCGAGATCGTCCCGCCGGAAGGCAGGCCGTCGTCACGCAGGATCAGTCCATCCATCTGGAGCAGCATTTTCCATGGGCGGCCCCAGGCGTCAAAACCCTCGACGGTCAGTTTGCCGTCCAGAACGCCGGTCTGGGTCATTGAACCGCGGATCACGACGCCGCTCCGGCCGCGCGCCCTGAACGCGAGGTCGGCATGAATGTGGCCGGCAACGGGCCGGATGCGGCCGTCGAGGCGGGTCTGGAACGCGCCGTATTTTCTATATTCCCAGGCATCGTATGAGCGGTCACGGACGACCGTCTCGTCGGCCCGGGCTTCGAACCTCGGCATGACGGGGAACGCCCCGAGCCCGAGCAACGCGGCGCAACTTTTTCCCGTGGTGAGAACCTGCCCGAGAGCCTCGTTGCTCCGGGGTTCGTCGACAAGGCGCCGGAGAGCGGCGAGGCTTCGGGAAAGTCTCCTGACGACAGCGGCCTGTTCCGTCGTCAGGACGATTCCCTCGGAATTTTGCGGCATCCCCGTTCGGACGGACTCTCCTGGTAATGCGGGAAGGACGGACATCGGGGGCGGCGGCGGGAAGGCTGAGGAGGAGGGGGGCGCCAGCGGCGAGGGCGGCGGGGGAGGCATGACGGCGGTGACCGGCGGCTGGAAACTCTCGGACCCCGGCGCGGATTCGGCTTGAGGCGGGGCCGAGGCGACGCCCGGAAGCGAGGAAACGGCCGGGAGCGCGCCGCTGACGGGCAGAGGCGGCGGGGGAGGCGCGGGCGGCATGGTCTCGTTGCTGAGCAGCGGGGCATCGGGCGTGGGCGGAAGCGCCGGAGCCGGAGGACCTGGCTGGGTCATGGCCGGCGGCATCTGGAACGCCGGCGGCGGTTCCGTGACCGTTTCCGCTGCCAGAGCGGCGGGCAGGAGGAGGGCGCAGGCAACCGCGGCGCGCCACGTCGTGTTTCTCATGCTGATTCCCCTTCACTGTGTGATATTGCGACAGCCGTGTTTCTCAAGCATACCCGGCACTCTCCCGTCTGGCAACAATTTCATCACCCGTTCCCCCCTCAACCGATTCTGGCCGGCGCCTGCCGCACACAGCCGCGCACACTCTCAGAAATTGCCTCTTGAAAATCAAAGTGTCCTGAGGTATACTCAAATTCACCCAAGGGGCTGTAGCTCAGCTGGGAGAGCGCGACATTCGCATTGTCGAGGCCGTCGGTTCGATCCCGATCAGCTCCACTGAAGGACAATCTCAGATTGTCTGCAAAATTCTAAGAAACCCGCTGATAAAGCGGGTTTTTTTGCTTTCATTGAGCCCTGCGGAATGAAAATTACCCGTTCTCCCTGAGCTCGTCGAAGGGCGAGAGGCCGTCGCGCCAATCATGGGGCCGCGTGTATCCAAACGACTCGATCGCGAGGATCTCTTGACACCACGCTGCTATTTGCGTAATATGGAAAATATGAATTCAAAACCTTGCTGCGATCCGAAAAAACTGCGCCGCCCGGTGCAGATTTTGAAAGCTCTCGCCCACCCCGTCCGGCTGTATCTCGTCATGGAACTGGCCCACGGCGAAAAGTGCGTCAACGAACTGACCGGCCAGGCGTGCTGCGACATTTCCACGGTTTCGAGGCACCTCAGCCAGCTGAGGAACGCGGGCATCGTCGACGATGAAAAGCGTGGTCTCCAGGTGTTCTATCGTCTGCGCGCGCCCTGCCTGCTCGATTTCATATCATGCCTCGGCAATGTCCCGCTCGGTCATACCGATCTCACCGACAGCGAGACGGCGGATCTGCTGAACGACGCGTGCAGAATCTCCGCCGCCCGGCAGAATCAGGCCCCGGCGAAGCAGCGGCGCGGTGCGAGCAGTAAACGATGACATCCTGAACGCCATTCCCCGCATGTCAGACATCAACCGAAAAAAAGGAGACTCTATGAAAATTCAGATTTTGGGTACGGGCTGTGCAAAATGCAAGAAGCTGGCTGAAAACGCCGAAACGGCCGCGAAGGAGATGCAGCTTTCTTACGAACTGGTGAAGGTCACCAATCTCCAGGAGATCATGAAATTCGGCGTCATGATGACGCCGGCCCTTGCCGTGGACGGGAAGGTCCTTCTGACCGGCAAGGTGCCCGAAGCGGCAGCGATCAAGCCGCTTCTCGAAAAGATTCAGTAAAGCATCCTCCATCATCTTCAGCCGACGGAGCAACCATGAAATTTTCATCAATAGTGAAGTCTATAGCTTTTGTCGCAGGAACACTGTTTGTCGCACATCTTTTCGATGGGGGGACGTGTTCATGCGGAAGCATGATCACGCCCGCGACGGCGCAGGAAGCCTCTGCCACGGTCGAAACTGCAGCTCCCGCAGCAGCGCCGGTTTCATCCACGATCGATGCGGTGCAGGCGACACCGGCCCCCGCCGGTGCAACCGGCACGGAAATCTCCGCAACGGCCGTTCCGACCCCTGGCCCGAGGCCGAAACTGGTCGATCTCGGAGCGGGGAAGTGCATTCCCTGCAAGAAAATGGCCCCGATCCTCGAAGAGGCGAAGAAGCTGTATGAGGGGAAGGCCGATATCGAATTCATCGATGTCTGGGAGAACAGATCGGCCGGCGAGCCATACGGCATCCGCATGATTCCGACACAGATCTTCTTCGACGCAACGGGCAAGGAAGTCTTTCGGCATGAAGGCTTCTTCCCGATGGAAGACATCCAGAAACAATTCGAAAGCATGGGTGTGACACTGCAATAAGGAATGACGATCGGCACGAGCATCGCACGCCTCGGGACCCATGCAGGGCTCCGGTCGAACGATGAATACCACTTCGTATAAACGAGGATAACATGGGAAAGAGTGTTCCACAGATAGATCCGGAAGCCATCAGGGAGCGCGTGAGAAACGGGTATGCGGCGATTGCCGTGGGAACCACGTCCTCCTGCTGCGGCTCGGGCGCGGCAGGCAGCACGAGTTGCTGCGGCGCGGCCGCCCCGGAAAAACTGGCGCGCGATCTGGGTTACGACGAGGCCGAACTGGCGGTTCTTCCGGAAGGAGCCAACATGGGCCTGTCCTGCGGGAATCCTGCCGCGATCGCAGCGCTGAATCCCGGCGAAACCGTTCTCGACCTCGGGAGCGGCGGGGGGTTCGACGTGTTCGTCGCGGGGCGCAGAGTCGGAGCGACCGGCCGCGTCATCGGCATCGACATGACCCCCGAGATGCTCGCAAAAGCACGGAAGAATATCGCTTCTTATACAAAAAATACCGGTTTCGCCAACGTCGAGTTCCGTCTCGGCGAAATCGAGCACCTGCCCGTGGCGGATGCATCGGTCGACGTCGTGATCTCCAACTGCGTTTTGAATCTTTCGCCCGACAAACCGCAGGTCTGGCGCGATATCGCCCGCGTCCTCAAGCCGGGCGGGCGGGCCGCCATATCCGACATCGCCCTGGTCCAGGCGTTGCCCGAAGCACTGAAACACTCCATCGCCGCTCTTGTCGGTTGTATTGCCGGCGCCATTGAAATTCGCGAAACAGAACGGCTGATTCGCGAGGCGGGCCTCGAGACCGTCGAAGTCATTCAGAAACCCCAGGCAATCGCGGCAATGACGAGCGGCAACGATCCGATGTTCAAGGAGGTCCTTGCCGCCCTTCCAGCCGGAAAGGCACTCACGGATTTCGTAACCAGCATTGTCATTACAGCGCGAAAACCTGGCTGACCCTCAGAACGGAAAGCCAACGATGGCGCGATACACCAGATCGCTGACGTGATCCTGCAACAAGCCTGACGCGTCCGATCTCGAGCTTCCAGGAACCAGGGGGGATCTTGGCGCTGATGAAATCTGACATTTCCGGGAGGAAGGCATGGTGCATCTGACCGGAAAATCCGTCTATCAATCGCTGCTGGATCGGATCAACGCCTTTCCAGCGGGAGCGCCTCCTTCCGAACTGGTGGAAAAAATCCTGGCCGTCCTGTTCACCCCCGATGAAGCGGCGTTGGTTGCCCGTCTGCCGATTCGAAGTTTCCGGGCATCCAAAGCGGCTGCCCTCTGGGGGATGGACGTGGCAAAAGCCAGGGACATCTGCAGAAAACTCGCCGACAAAGGTCTGCTGGTCGATGTGGAACGTGATGGGAAGGCCGAATACACGCTTCCTCCGCCGATGGCCGGCTTTTTCGAGTTCGCCTTGATGCGGGTCCGGCCCGATATCGATCAGAAGGCCTTGAGCGAGCTTTTCTACCAGTATCTCAACGTCGAGGAAGACTTCATCAAGGATCTCTTTTCATTCGAAACCCAACTGGGAAGGGCCTACGTCAACGAGGAAGCCCTTTCCACCGGGCCTTCCCTTCAGGTCCTGGACTTCGACCGGGTGTCGTTTCTCGTCCAGGAGGCTTCTGCGGCTGCCGTCGGTATCTGCTACTGTCGCCACAAGATGTCCCATGTCGGGCGGGCCTGCACGAATCGCCAGGACAACTGCATCACGCTCAACTCCGCCGCCAGGTCCCTCATCAAGCACGGCATTGCGAGGGAGATCAGCAAGGCCGAAGCTATGGAGATCTTCCGGGACGCCAGGTCGTCTCGTCTCGTCCAATTCGGGGAAAATGTCAGGG from Candidatus Ozemobacteraceae bacterium carries:
- the arsM gene encoding arsenite methyltransferase gives rise to the protein MGKSVPQIDPEAIRERVRNGYAAIAVGTTSSCCGSGAAGSTSCCGAAAPEKLARDLGYDEAELAVLPEGANMGLSCGNPAAIAALNPGETVLDLGSGGGFDVFVAGRRVGATGRVIGIDMTPEMLAKARKNIASYTKNTGFANVEFRLGEIEHLPVADASVDVVISNCVLNLSPDKPQVWRDIARVLKPGGRAAISDIALVQALPEALKHSIAALVGCIAGAIEIRETERLIREAGLETVEVIQKPQAIAAMTSGNDPMFKEVLAALPAGKALTDFVTSIVITARKPG
- a CDS encoding thioredoxin family protein is translated as MKIQILGTGCAKCKKLAENAETAAKEMQLSYELVKVTNLQEIMKFGVMMTPALAVDGKVLLTGKVPEAAAIKPLLEKIQ
- a CDS encoding thioredoxin family protein: MITPATAQEASATVETAAPAAAPVSSTIDAVQATPAPAGATGTEISATAVPTPGPRPKLVDLGAGKCIPCKKMAPILEEAKKLYEGKADIEFIDVWENRSAGEPYGIRMIPTQIFFDATGKEVFRHEGFFPMEDIQKQFESMGVTLQ
- a CDS encoding acyl-CoA dehydratase activase, whose translation is MSHKALTVGFDIGSVSINTVICTQNGDLLAELPYQRHFGRTLELCARTLAQIEKEYGPESVSRVVFTGTHGEAIAGAVNTYFEIETTAQTRGLHRLMPEARSVVSIGGHDSALLLVSAAKDGFLLEDFKLNEACAAGTGSFIDQQAERIFSDHQEFEKIEDPQKRIEAILQKFIAEGRASDHPANVACRCTVFTKSDMIHLQNKGIPVKHIIAGLHEGVAKNFKSTLINNRTLAEPVAFIGGYATNDLARTAFSKILGVNVVVPRHHTGVGALGVALSAIASGNGRAVRSAEIASLKSDAAFKAPTVSPLCQKLAPFTPCGESAGLPSGKDKIDVYMGFDIGSTTTKLVLMGLDHRIIYKRYIPTEGQPVTAIKKCLTHMKQQIDVSRVNVLGVGTTGSGREVANLFVGADDVVNEVTAHARGTTQFRPDVDTIFELGGQDAKYTSLNQAFVVDFRMNKVCAAGTGSFLEETANKLGIDIAGEYESLALAAKTPFKLTERCTVYMESDLMSYLQMGAAREDLLAGLSRAVVHNYLNRVVQDGKIGKVISFQGGPSLNKSVVAAFEAVVGKPIVTLPHREVMGAIGAALHARDEAEAAARRGETVKPSRFRGWSVVDAAFTHTEEVCKRNPNCHNLCKLQIYRIGGDEAVYGGECGMYESRAKATVRAPDYNRIRQNLYFKAMQGKYRVLDEEPAQTVSAEGKKRPTLGIPRSLSFFQMGLFWVHLMDRLGFDVVITPETDNRIVDAGIEAMTCEACFPVKISHGHASRLKGRVDWLFLPMMIEMEAPANKKGYYCPYLEANSFMLKAALKLDDKTTLMPAIYLKYGRDGLVKAFREEFARVGLPFDQKAFAAAYDEAWAAHTAFIRELRSLGKTVLEKLGDRRAIVVVGRPYSAYDSRTNLNLFATFSRLGVIAIPQELLDLDPIEIEDDYPNMYWGFGDKILKTSRYINNDKRLFGLYLTSFSCGPDSFILHFFNDEMNRTGRPYLELELDEHSAGAGVETRLLAFIDVIKNQRDVRTLPQGVSVIARKARAPLQGRTIYLPKMSQGSYALAAAFDGVGCKAEVMPTYTTAGLEFGKSNTSGKECFPCTVTTGDMFETVTKLREQGRDVENEIAFFMPETEGPCRFGQYNYLHRMLLQRYGCGGIPILSPSSEDSYRCKGFFSDEQAGQFRGLAWQAIVYTDMIEKSLWRVRPYEKVKGTTDAVFAEALREGVEATRAGGGLKLIKAARRAAAKFSAIERDEKTRPLVGIVGEIYVRTHNESNQELVRTLESMGCETFTSSIGEWIDYTTHTSIEDAHGRWKDSRTWDNGRELAKSWLIGKGQRIVAKMLGLPFAKLLHGRFDHSTEHLLDLVEGIFSNHINGEAILSIGGAFAFREHGFDGVVNAMPFTCMPSTIASAILKVHMRRKMPFVDMVYDGTILPNRNTNLATFAFQAKQQQEARRNR
- a CDS encoding 4Fe-4S binding protein, whose amino-acid sequence is MVHLTGKSVYQSLLDRINAFPAGAPPSELVEKILAVLFTPDEAALVARLPIRSFRASKAAALWGMDVAKARDICRKLADKGLLVDVERDGKAEYTLPPPMAGFFEFALMRVRPDIDQKALSELFYQYLNVEEDFIKDLFSFETQLGRAYVNEEALSTGPSLQVLDFDRVSFLVQEASAAAVGICYCRHKMSHVGRACTNRQDNCITLNSAARSLIKHGIAREISKAEAMEIFRDARSSRLVQFGENVREGVNFICNCCKCCCEGMIAARRFGWLHPVHATAFQPEEVSGMCRNCGKCLSSCPVDAISRAHPPDAPQPGQGRNLHIDLDVCLGCGVCVAHCPARALQLRPRKDRILTPVNTTHRVVLQAIEKGTLQNLIFDCQALASHRAMAAILGVILRLPPVKQIMASKQMKSVFLDWLLGKFPAFKAQAGSPHPVEPHATGGCSADGQNQNSAPRKQS
- a CDS encoding desulfoferrodoxin — translated: MIQRNEIYKCSHCGNIVEVVHGSGPVVVCCGEPMAKLVENTVDASKEKHVPVIERQNGGILVKVGSVAHPMEEKHYIEMIQLIVDNKVCTQFLKPGDKPEAFFPVSAAAVTVREYCNLHGLWKSEG